The uncultured Fibrobacter sp. genomic interval GTCGATAATGCCTGCCCACACGGTTACGAACATGTTCAGGCGGTTGCGCTTGGCAAGAGCGTAGTTGGTCTTGCTGAACGCTTCGCTGATAGACTTCAGGTTCTTGGTCATGGTGCGCAAGATAATGCGGGCAACCATCATGAACAAGGCGGCGGCAACGCCCTTGCCGGACACGTCGCCGATCACTACACACAAATGATCGTTGTCGATCTTGAAGAAGTCGTAGAAGTCGCCACCCACTTCCTTGGCGGGCAGCAGGAACGGTGCGAGTTCGTGGCGGTCATCGTCAGAATTTTCGTCGCGTTCTTCGCCGGGCAGCATCGAAAGCTGAATGTTTCGGGCAAGGTCGAGTTCGCGCTCGATACGCTTCATGTCCTTCTGCTTTTCGATGTTTTCCTTGATTTCGGTGAGCATGTGCGAGAACGCCCACGCGAATTCGGCCACTTCGTCATGACCCGTGATTTTCGGAATCGCCACGTCGAAGTTTCCGCGCCCGAGCTTGCGGGCCGCAATGGTCAAGTCCTTGAGCGGCTTTGCCACGCGGAACGAAATCAGCAAGATAATTACGAGTATTACGCCGTATCCGCCGAGAGCCATCATCAAGAACAGCCTGCGCATGGCGCTCTGGTCTTCCAGGTATTTCTGAATGGGCCACACGACCATGAACGTCCAGTTGGTCGAATGGATCGTGGTGTAGTAAATGGCAGATTCTTCGCCGCCTGCAACCGTACCGATAAACAGCCCGCTGCTATCGCGGCCCTTGCGGTCGAATTCAACTTGCTTTTGTCCGCGCTTTTCTCTGACAATGATGTCGCGGTTTCTTTTTCCTTCGGCAAGGCTTTTCGGGTAGGCGACGGCCACGTTCTTGGTTGTGGTGATCAGGGCGAATCCCGAGTTCGAAACAGGAATCGACCCGACTTCTTCTTTAAGGAATTCAATCGACATGTCTACGGCAAGCACACCAATCAGCTCGTCTTCGCCGTTCTTGTCTTTTCCGAAAATAGGAGCTGTATAGACGGCAATCGGTTCCGGGACGAATTCGCCAATGAAGGGTTCCTGCCAGCGGCTCGTTTTGCCGTCCCTTACGCTGTAGTACCATTCCTTGTCCTGGTAGCTCGCGCCAGATACAAGCTTGGTATCGACGTGGTCAAAGCGGGCGAGTCGCATGTATTCGCCTTCTGTGTTTTCGGGGCCCTTTCCCGGTTCGTAGGCGACTACCACGGCAACCACCTGGGGAATCAGGTTGCGGGCGTTAAAGAGCGACTGCATCAAAAAGTCGTCCATGTCCGCCTTGTTCATGGGGTGCTCGCTCACCTTTTTGGATAAGTCTTCGCCAATGACTTTGCCCGCGTTAAAGAGCTTGTCGATGTAGTTCACGTTGGCGCGGCTGGTTTCTTCGCCGTTTTCGACTGTCATCTTGTTTAGCATGTCCTGAGTCTTGTAGCTCATGATGCCAAAAATCAGGCCAAAGACGACCGTAATAGCCGCTAGAATCATCATAGACTGCTTAAAGGCAAGTCCGCGGAGATTAAATCCCATATATTCCTCTCTTCTTATTGATTTTAAATATATGTAATTATTTGTCTTTTTTGCCTTTTTTTCTTCAAATTACGCCTTATTTCATTTTTTGAAATCCAGAATTGGAATATTGACTTATTATATTTATGTTCCCTAGACTTTACGCTGTGGAAATGCGGTACTTTCCGTAAGAGAAGCACGTGGGTTCGGAAGCGTCCATACTTTTGGAATGCTTCTTAGGGACGTCCAACAAGTTTTGCTTACTTTTAGGAGCTTTAATGGCAAATAAGTGCAAGCGCGGAATTTTGATTAGTAAGACCCCTTACGAAAAACGTATCGCCATCATGGAAGACGGCGAACTCGTTGAACTTGTCGTCGAGGGTGTTTCTTCTAACCGAGTTCTGGGCAATATTTATAAGGGCGTGGTCCAGAAGGTGCTTCCGGCACTCAAGGCTGCGTTCATTGATATTGGCCTTGAAAAGGCAGGCTTTTTGCATCAAGAAGACGCCATGGACCGAAACGAACTCCTCCGCCGCGAATATGGCGACGATGATGACGAGGGCGGTTCTTCCAAGGAAGTCTCGATTGATGAAATCCTGCAAGAAGGCCAGGAAATCATGGTTCAGGTGGTCAAGGAACCGATTAGCACCAAGGGTGCTCGTCTGACCACTCACCTGAGCTTTGCAGGTCGTTTCCTCGTGTGCATGCCGGGCACCAACTTCATTGGTGTCTCCAAGCGTGAACGCGACCCGGCCAAGCGCCGCGAATTCAAGAAGGTGGTCCGCCGCCTCAAGGGTCGCGACGTGGGCTATATCGTTCGTACCAACGGTCTGAACGAATCCGAATTCGAAATCAACAAGCAGATGCGCGAACTCGAAAGCAAGTGGGAACAGACGAAGTACAACTTCGAAAACCAGCCTGCCGAAACCTGCATCTACGAAGAATCCGATTCGATTGAACAGACAGTCCGCGAATACTTCAGCGATAACACCGACTACGTGTATATCGACAACCGCGACGAATACTTCGCCCTGCGTGAATACCTCAAGGTACTCTCGCCGGACAAGCTCGACAAGGTGAAGCTCTGGAGTTCCAACGAAAGCCTGTTCGAATACTTCAAGATCGAAAACGACTACGCACGTTCCCTGCAGCGTCAGGTACCGCTTCCGCGTGGTGGTAACCTCGTCATCGAACAGACCGAAGCTCTTGTTTCTATCGACGTGAACACCGGTCCCAAGGTGCACGGCAAGGACCAGGGCAAGATCATTCTCGAAACCAACATTGACGCCTGCTACGAAATTGCAAAGCAGCTTCGTCTGCGCGACGTGGGTGGCCTGATCATTATCGACTTCATCGATATGGAATCCGAAGAAGACAACGAAAAGGTCTACCAGGAATTCCGCAAGGCAATCCGCCGCGACAAGGCACCGATCAGCCCCGCTCCCATCAGCCAGTTTGGCCTTATGGAAGTCACCCGTAAGCGCGTCCGCGTGAACCTGATGACCGAAAAGACCGAACGCTGCCCGGTTTGCGACGGCGACGGCCGCATTGCAACGCTCGAATCCACGCTCGGCATGATCGACCGCTGGATGGCACGCGCCAAGGCCAAGGGCAAGCTCCGCGAAGTGACCCTCGTGGTAAGCGCCCAGGTGATCGACGTGCTCTGCAAGGACCACAACCGCATGTTCAACTACTTGGAATACAAGCATGGCATGAGCATCAGCCTGGTCGAAGACGAACACGCCCACATCAACCAGTTCTGGTTCTACGACAAGAACAACGAAGACATTACCGACCTCTACAAGTTCGTGTAATTCTGCGTGTCGCGAAATTAAAATAGGGCCGCACCTTCAAGGTGCGACCCTATTTTGTATAAATTAATGAATTTGGACCGGAATTAAGATTACCGTGAGCAAAAAGCGACCCGGTGTTAACGGGTCGCGATTGCGAGAGTGAGGCGATATCACATTCTTGTTAATGCGATAGAGCCGAACGGTCTAATTAGCCTGCACAGCAGTCAAAGCAATCGTGTACACGATGTCTTCAACGAGGGCGCCGCGGCTAAGGTCGTTCACCGGCTTAGCCAAGCCCTGCAACATCGGGCCGATGGCAATCGTGCCATGGGCACTGCGCTGCACAGCCTTGTAACCAATGTTACCGGCAGAAAGGCTCGGGAACACGAACACGGTAGCCTTACCGGCGACGGTGCTGCCCGGGGCCTTCAGGGAACCAACGCTCGGCACGGTCGCCGCATCGTACTGAAGCGGTCCATCCACCAGCATTTCGGGACGGGCTTCCTTCACAATCTTGGTCGCTTCGCGAACCAGGTCTGCATCCGGGCCCTTGCCGCTGTTCATGGTGCTGTAGCTGAGCAAGGCGACACGGCTGGGGAGGCCGAAGGCCTTCGCGGTGTCGTCGCACTGCTGAGCAATGCCGGCGAGTTCTTCGGCGGTCGGGTTCAGGTTAATGGCGCAGTCGCCGTAAATGTAAGTCTTGTCCGGCATGCACATAAAGAACACGGAGCTCACGGACTTCACGCCCGGAGCGCACTTGATCACCTGCAGGGCAGGGCGCAAGGTGTCGGCGGTAGAGTGGATGGCGCCAGAAACGAGGCCATCGACTTCGCCCATCTTAAGCATCATGGTACCGAGCATCACGTTGTCGGCGAGTGCTGCGCGGGCCTGGTCTTCAGTCATGCCCTTGGACTTGCGGAGTTCCACGAGAGTCGGCACATACTTTTCAGCAAGTTCTGCAGACGGTTCGATGATTTCGATATCGGCTGGGAGAGCAACGCCCTGTTCCTTGGCCACGGCAAGGATTTCGTCCTTCTTGCCAATGAGCACGGGCACTGCAATCTTGCGGTCAATCACGAGCTTGGCAGCCTGCACGGTACGCGGTTCAGAACCTTCAGGCAGCACGATGCGCTTCTTGGCCTTGGAAGCTTTCAAGAGTAAGCCTGCGCGGAACATGGCCTGGCTGGTCTTGCGTTCGGCCGGTTCGGCAGCCAAGTCCTTGGCGAGGCACTTGCAGCAAGCGAGCAAGCGGTTCGGGCAGAACAGGTCAGCGTCTTCGCTGTCAGAATAAATCTTTGCATCGAGGGCGGTAGCCAGAGAGTCGTTGTACTTCTGGGCCATCACGTCGCTCATGCCCTGTGCACCTTCGACCACCACGGCGTCTACAGAATCAAAGTCCTGAGAAAGGAAGTCGGCCGCAATCTTTTCCATGAGCACGGCGGAATTGTGGGCCTTCAGTTCCTTAGCGGCTTCGGCACCGTTCACGCAGGGCTTGTAGGTTGCGCCAATCAGGCCGGCGGCAGCTACAGCGTCCATGACTTCCTTGACTTTGGCTTCCATATTGGCGGAGGCAACCAAATACACTCGATTCATAAAAAACTCCTGTTGATTTGTAAATTCCTCCTAAAAATTAGGATTTTGATACCCCGCAGGCCTCGCTTTTTGTATTTATTTAGGGGTTTTTATTGAAATTCTCTCCATAAGTCTCCTTTTTCTTATAAAAACCCTACATAGTAAAGTATTGTTTGCTTTAAGATAGCGCAAAATAAACTATTATTTACTCCGGTTGTGTCTTGTGTGTGGGACATTCATGGAGAGAACGGATGAAGTGCAAAAACTTTTTCCGGGGTTTGGCATTATGCTTGACCCTTTTAGTTGTTAACACATTTGCGCAGGACTGTGTAGCCATAGCCCATGTTATATACGATGGCAATAACCTTTTCTACGCTGATAATGAAGCCAATTTCAAGTACAAGCAACTGAGCAAAGAAGACGACGGTACGTTTAAAGTCTGCTTCACTCAGGAACGTCTTGAAGGTTCCGACCGACAGGGTCGCGAAGACGTGCGCCAGCTGCGTTTCGGTTCTTTCTGCGCCGAAGGCAAGGACTCCTGTGCCTCGTACCTGAACGAAGGCAATGAACCCTTCCTCGCCGAGCTGTTCCCCGAATACCAGAACGGCGTCGATAGCCAGGAGGTTTTCCAGGTCTGGCTCCAGATCAACCCCGACGGCACGTTGACCAAGACGACGACCAAACCGGTCATTGTGGAACCGGCTAAAAAGACCATCCGCTTCCTTGCTCCGTGGAGCAACACGGGTGTGGTCGTTATGCTGAACGGCAAGGCCGACTACATGAAACCTGTCGGTGGAAACTATTGCGGTTGGTTCGAATATCGCGCCGTACTGACACCCAAAGACGCCTACGTGTCTTTCAAGCAAACTATCGGTGACCTGCATATCGGTGCCGAAGGTGCTTCTAAAGAAGAAATCCCTGTAGAACAAGAAATCAAGTTGGATTCCTTGCTGCAGATTTCCGACACCGTCTGGATTCTGGGCTCCAAGTACAGCGAACCGGAACTTTCTACCGAATTCCCGGGCGAACTCGGCGACTGCCCCATCAAAAAGCTCCCGGGCGAACTCGGCGACTGCCCCATCAAAAAGCTCCCGGTCATGATGTTTGACTGGTTGCATGGCGATGGTAGCGACGAAGAAAACACCATTGCACAAGCCAACACTACCAGCCAGGACTTCGGTACGGGCGGCTGCAAAAACGACAACGGCCATCAGGTCATGAGGAACATGGTCGAACGTGAACTTGGCCCGAACGGTGTTCCTGTTCCCGCTGCAAACTTCCCGAGCAACTGCAAAACCACCGAACACCTCGGCAACTGGTTCTTGCCCGAAGTCGTCGCAACCGATGCCGCCGGCAATAGCTATACCAACGCCACCTGCCGCGACCTCGAACTTTCTCTCACCGACGACGGTTTCTGGTTCGGCCAGAAGAACAAGGATAGCGAAGAAAAGGGTCTGTTCTTCTTGGACGACTTCCAGTATCTCGATGAAGCTGGCACTATCCCGAACCCCATGTACGACAGCATTCTGGGCGATTCGACTATCGGTCGCCACAACTACGGCTTTACCATGAAGATCCAGGCCACCTTCGAATACGTGCCTGGTCAGTACTTCGAATTCTTGGGCGACGACGACGTCTGGGTGTTCATCAACAACAAGCTGGTGGTGGACATCGGCGGTCAGCATACGCAGATCGAAGGCAAGGTCAAGCTAGACACCATCGGCAAGAACAATCCTGCAGACAAGTTAATTCCGGGCGAAACCTATTCCTTCCACATCTTCTACGCCGAACGTCACCGCAACGAATCGAATTTCAAGATGCGCACTTCCATGGACTTGAAGGCCGAAGCCAGCATGTTCCTCACCGACCTTTCGGACGACCCGAAGTTGATTATCAAGGAAGTGTGGCAGATCGTGCGCGAAACGGTTCTCGCTTGCGACTTCTCCACGAGCCCCGAAAAGCAGCACACCGAACCCGGTCCGTCTAATTTCACCCTTTACGGAAAGAGCCTTGACAAGAACGGAATCGCCCTCAAGACGCTTGATTCCGCTTACTATAGTGGCATTACGGTAAGCAACGACTACACCATGATCACCATCGACACCAAGGCGATTACGAAGGCTCAAGCTCTGCCGCCCGGTAACTACTATGTCCGCGTGCGCCTCAAGAGCAACCCGGATGACTACAAGGATATTCCGTTCACCATCGAACCTTACGAATTGCCGAACCTCGCGTTTGCAAGCGTCAAGGATTCCACCTACTTTATCGTAGATTTCGACACGCAGGACACGATTAACTTTACGGAATACTGGAGCGCCTTCGGTAACGAACTTAGCCGCGACGTGTCGAGCGATTCCTTGCCCATCAATCTGGACAAGACCGAAAAGATGTGGGCCGGCCGCTCTTACCCTGTGCACATTATGTACGCCGAAGAATGGGCCTCCATTTACAGCGGTGTTGCAGTGCAAGTCAAGGCCTCGACTCCGAACCTGACCATTTGCGATTCAACCGGCAAGCCCATTAGTGAAATTGTGTTGATGGAAGGCCGCGCAAGTTTCTACGTGAAGGCAACCGACGAGGTGGTCGACGGCGTGCTTACCTTGAGCACGGTTGGCGCCAAGAATAAAGAAATTCATTGGACCAAGATCAATATCGCAGTGCCGCCGGTACCGCAGATCGAAGCCGCCTACATTTACGACCGCACCGGTGACGGCCGCGCCGATAGCATTTGGATCAAGTTGAACAAGGCTATCGACAACCGCACGGTCATCGACTCTGTCAAGTATATCTTCCAAGAAGAAAACGAAGATTACAAGAAGACCAAGGTTGCCTACAAGGTCAGCAATTACAATGTCGGCGACATTTCCATTTCGCTCGCCGCCGAAGGAACGAGCTTCGAACCGTCCATCTTTACCGGCCGCAGAACGAACTCTAGCGACTTGTTCAGCCTGGTCAACATCTGGTACACCTATACCGGCGACGATGGCAAGCCCGCCATATTCCCGGTAGACGGCTCGCTCACCGACAAGGTTGGCCCTGTCATTATCGCTGCCGAAGTCAAGTACCTGAAGGATGGCAACACCCAGCTTGCTCTTGAATTCAGCGAAGGCATTAACGGCACCGACGCGAACACCGAATTCTTCCGCTTCCACTGCTGGAAAAACAGCGTGCAGGACAGTGCCGTCAAGAGCGCAAGCGATATCTTGACCACTCCCGAAAACACATGGAAGCTGATTTTCCCGAAGGGCCTTGATACCGATATCGTGCCTGCCGTGGGCGACTCCGTGCGCTTTATGCCGCCGTCTCAGCTTGGCATGGCGCTTGACCTCGTAGACGTCGGCCCGCACGAACTGAACCCCTGGATTCGCATTACCGGTGAACAGAAGGTCACGGTGACTAGCCCGAAGGTGGTAAGCCTCTCGACGGAATCCGAAACCTTCGATAGCGCCCGCGCCATTATCCAAAGCGAAGAGGCTACCGTGCCCAAGCTGGTGGGTGGCGAAACCGTGCTGACCGCCGAACAGGTGGCCGCCGAATACGGCACGCAGGGCCATTACCTGGGCGACCTCGACATGGCTGAACTCGTCGAAAACGAAATCGCCGAAATCGTGAAGGCCGTCCAGAATCCGGACAACGGCAAGCTCGTCGACAAGGACGAAGCCAAGGCCGCCGAAAAGGAAGGTGTCATCCCGCGCACCTACACCATCGAAGAAGTCATTGCCAAGGTGGCAACCGGCGAAATGTCCATCAAGGATGCCCAAAAGAAGTTCGACCTGAACCCGGTCATCGTAGACGCCTACGAAAACGGCCTGTTGAACAAGGAAAACTTGAAGAACTACCAGAGCGGCACTCCGGCCGATATCCAGAAGATTGTAAGCTCTGTCGCCGACAAGACCGAACTGCGTTACGAATCAATCTACTACTCTAGCCTGGGTCATTACGTGAACAGTCATTCGGGCGTCATTACCTGTAACGACGACATCTTCAAGGAAGGCGGCAAGCAGAACTGCCTCGAAAACGGTGGCAGACTCTTCTTGGCCTGGAACATGCGCTCGGATAGCGGTCGACTGGCTGCCACGGGTGTCTACATTGCCCGCCTCAAGTTCCGTATCAAGGTGAACACCAAGGTCATTACCGACCGCACCCAGGACTTCCTGTGGGGTGTGCGCCGCGGCCAGGTGAACGCCATCGACCTCGGAATTTAAGCCAAAAAACACGTTTTTTTGCACGGCGCCCGGAAGGGCGTTTTTTGTTCTCAAAAAAAATCGCCGTCTTTTTCGGGAATTTTACCCCCAAAACATGCCGTTTACACGATTGTTAATCAGAATTAACCCTTTTCCGTTCTCGTCCAGTTGATTTTTTTGAAAAAAAAATTTATTTCTACAATACAATATTGTAAAAAGTACGTACAGTTAGGCCTATGGCCCTAGGAGATGTGGATGAGGTGCGATATTTTTAAGAGAGCAACCAGTTTGCTCGCTTTGCTTGTCCCCGCGGCTTTCGCGGCGACGTTTACGCTTACAGCTACTCACGAAGGCGAACTCTACTACGCTATTTACAACAATGCCAAAGATGAATGGGCTACGGGCTGCTCTAGCATTCCGAACCGTAGCTTGAGTTTCAACATCGAAAGTCGTAGGGTCTTGCCCAATTACGACTTGTACGTCTTTAGTGACGCAAGCTGCCAGAACCTCCTGGCTCCGGAGGGCATTTCGTTTAGCGATTTGTATCCGACTTCGCAGCAGGCAAGAATCACCATTTCTAACGATGGTACGTGGAAATTCACGTCTCAGACCACTCCCACTGGCCCAGGCGCAAATCCGGGCGGTCCGGGTGCTGGTAACGATGACCCCGGCCAAGATGGCCCGGGTGCTGGCAATCCGGGTGGCAATCCCGGTGGCGTTGCCGAGGGCATGAAGATTATCAGCTTCTTTACTCCTTGGACCAATACCAACGCACAGGTATATGTCGATGGCGTACCCACAGCCATGATTCCGCTGGACAACTACTGCGGATGGTTTATTGCTGCAGTCAAGGCCCCCACTGAAAATTTCACCGTTTACTTTAAGCAGACCATTGGCGAAAACTTTGTGGGCGCACAAGGTCTTACCACTGCTCAGCCCGACATTACTACCGAAATCAAGCTCGACTCTGTGGCCGCCCTCAGCGATACCCTTTGGGTCAAGGGCAACCAGGAAGGCGAACCCGGCGTTTACGCAGAACACCCTGCTGGCGTTTTGGGTGATTGCCCCCTGAAAAAACTCCCGGTCATGATGTTCGACTGGCTGCACGGCAATAAGGGCGATGGTGTTCGTGGTAACGGTAATCCTGAATACGGCGTTAGCGCAGACTTCGGTTCTGGCGGATGTAGCGCTAGCCCCATGCTCGGCATGGTCGACACCCAGCTTGGCCCCAACGGCGTCCCGGTTCCGGCAACTCCGTTCCCCGAAAGGTGTGAGATTACCGATCACTTGGCCTACTGGTTCCTTCCGGAATCCTTGGCAGTCGATGCCCAGGGCAACAAGCTCACCAACATGACTTGCCGCGACCTGTACATCTCTATGGATAGCGCTGGTTTCTGGCTGGCCGAAATTTCGAAGGATGCTATTTCTAAGGGTAACGAAGCCAACCGCGGCGGTATGTTCCTGCTCGATGACTTCCAGTACCTCGATGATGCCAAGACAGTTCCGAACCCCTATTACGACCAGTTGACTGGCGGTAGCGACAACAAGCGCCATAACTTCGGCTTTACCATGAAGATTCAGGCCACGTTCGAATATATCCCGGGCCAGTACTTCGACTTCAAGGGTGACGACGACGTGTGGGTGTTCATCAACAACAGACTGGTGGTGGACATCGGCGGTCAGCATGCTCAGGTATCGGGCGCCGTGAACCTGGATACCCTTGGCCTTACTCCGGGTGAAACCTATCCGTTCCATATCTTCTACGCCGAACGTCATACCAGTTCTTCGAACTTCCGTATGCATACTTCGATCGACCTTAAGACCGAAGCAAGCATCATGCTCAAGAACCCGAATAACGATCCGAACATGATTGACAGAGAAGTCTGGCAGAAGATCCGTAAGAACAAGCTCGCTTGCGACTTCAGCGAAGGCGAAAAGGAACTTTCGCTTGAACGCGGTCCTTCGATCTTTACGCTGTTCGGTGGCAACCTGCCCTCTAACGGTGTGGTACTCGATACGGCCGGCATGTGGTTCGGCGGCATTACCGTGAACAATGACTTTGACGCCTTCAGAATCGATAAGGAATCCATCAAGGACAACCGTGGCCTTGCTCCGGGCGTGTACTACCTGCGTGTAACGCTCCGCTCCGACAACTCCCAGTACAAGGACGTGTACTTTGTGGTGGGCGCCTACGCCTTGCCGAACATCGTGTTTGCCGATTCCACTGGCAGGAGCCTCGGTTCTACCATTCGTAGCGATACCTTGCCGCTCAACATGAATAAGAATGTTACCATGTGGGTGGGTCAGTCTTACAAGGTCTATGTGCAGTACGCCGAAGACTGGGCCAATGACGAAGTCGTTTATCCCACGACAAACGACGAAGCCCTGGTTCCTTGCGACTCCCTGGGTAACCCGATTACCGAAGTCAAGCTCGTGAACGGCGCGGGTTCGTTCTACGTGAAGGCTGTGGGTGAACTTTGGGGCGGTATTCTGTACGTGAAGGGCCAGGCATCGGGTAACACCGCCACCTGGAACAGCATCAACTTCGCGTTGCCGCCGGTACCGCAAATCGAACTTGCTCAAATCTTTGACCGCGACGGCGATGGCCGAGGCGACAGTATCTGGATTCAGTTCGATGGATCACTCGGCGGAAAGAATACTCTCGACTCCGTCAAGTTCATCTTCAATTCTGCCAAGAACGCAAGACTCAGTGCCGCCTACAAGGCTCACTACAGAGACGGTTCCAACACGGCCTATATCGTTTCCGAAGGTAGCGGCTTTAATAGCGCTATCTTTACGGGCGACTCTACCGGTAAGGTATACACTGGCCTTGTGAAGGTCTGGTACACCTATATCGATAACGGCAATAAATCCGTGTACCCGGCAGACGGTGCACTGCAAGACCAGATTGGCCCCATTGTTACCAAGGCTGAAGTCTCTTACATGAAGGACGGTAACACGCAGCTTGAAATCAGCTTCAGTGAAGCCATCCAGAACAAGGAAAGGACTTCTGACATCTTTAATTTCCATGTGTGGAAAAACGGTATCTTGGGTACCACCGTCAAGTCTGCAAGCGACATCTCTGCAACCGCTCCGAACAAGTGGACGTTGATCTTCCCGAAGGGTAACGATAACGACTTTATTCCGGCCGTGGGTGACTCCGTGCGCTTTGCTCCGACAATGAGCGCGGCATTCGCTCTGGACATGGTGAATGTGGGCCCGCACGCAAACAACCCGTGGGTACGCATTACCGGTGAACAGAAGGTGAATGTAACGAGCCCTGGTGTCGTGAAGGTGGATCCGGGTTCAGCCTCTTACGACAGCGCAAAGACGATTATCACCAGCGAAAGCGCTACCGTGCCGAAAATCATTCAGGATCCCTCGATTCTCAATGCAGAACAGGCCGCTGCCGCATACGGCACGCAGGGTCACTTCCTGGGTGACTTGAATATGGCCGAACTGGTTGAGAACGAAATCGAAAGCATCAAGAATGCCGTTCAGAATTTCGAAGACAAGGTGATCGTTGTCGACGAGGCTACCGGTACAAAGCAGTCTTACTCGATTGAACAGATTATAGCTGCCGTAGATAATGGCCAGATGTCGATTGACGACGCCAAGAAGAAATTCGATCTTGACCCGGTCATTGTCGACGCCTACAAGAATCACATGCTCGATTCCAAGAATGTCAGCAAGTACAACAGCGGAAGCGAAAGAGACATTCAAGACATCGTAGAAGCTGTAGCACAGAGTACGGAACTTTACTACAAGGCTACCTACTACTCTAGCCTCGGTGAATTCGTGAACAGCTATGCTAACGTGATCACTTGCAGCGACAACGTATTCAAGGATCATGGCCAGGGCACCTGCCTCGAAAACAATGGCAAGCTGTTCCTCGCCTGGAACATGCGCGCCAAGAATGGCCGCCTGGTCTCGACCGGCGTGTACATCGCAAGACTTGAATACCGCATCAAGGTCGGCAGCAAGACCGTGGTTGACCGCACGCAGGACTTCCTGTGGGGCGTGCGTCGCGGCAAGGCTAACGCACTTGACTTGGGCTTCTAGGCCCAAGCGCTAGAACAAAGAGTCTCTCTCGGCAAAAAGAAGACCGCACCTTTGGGGGTGCGGCCTTCTTGCTTTTAAAAAAACTATATTAAAAGCGAATTTGCTGATAGAATCCATCAGACAAAAGATGGAGATGTGAGGGTTAATCAGATGAAAAAAGAATATACCGTTCCCGAAATGAAGGTGTTCCGTTTGGAAC includes:
- a CDS encoding fibro-slime domain-containing protein: MTLLVVNTFAQDCVAIAHVIYDGNNLFYADNEANFKYKQLSKEDDGTFKVCFTQERLEGSDRQGREDVRQLRFGSFCAEGKDSCASYLNEGNEPFLAELFPEYQNGVDSQEVFQVWLQINPDGTLTKTTTKPVIVEPAKKTIRFLAPWSNTGVVVMLNGKADYMKPVGGNYCGWFEYRAVLTPKDAYVSFKQTIGDLHIGAEGASKEEIPVEQEIKLDSLLQISDTVWILGSKYSEPELSTEFPGELGDCPIKKLPGELGDCPIKKLPVMMFDWLHGDGSDEENTIAQANTTSQDFGTGGCKNDNGHQVMRNMVERELGPNGVPVPAANFPSNCKTTEHLGNWFLPEVVATDAAGNSYTNATCRDLELSLTDDGFWFGQKNKDSEEKGLFFLDDFQYLDEAGTIPNPMYDSILGDSTIGRHNYGFTMKIQATFEYVPGQYFEFLGDDDVWVFINNKLVVDIGGQHTQIEGKVKLDTIGKNNPADKLIPGETYSFHIFYAERHRNESNFKMRTSMDLKAEASMFLTDLSDDPKLIIKEVWQIVRETVLACDFSTSPEKQHTEPGPSNFTLYGKSLDKNGIALKTLDSAYYSGITVSNDYTMITIDTKAITKAQALPPGNYYVRVRLKSNPDDYKDIPFTIEPYELPNLAFASVKDSTYFIVDFDTQDTINFTEYWSAFGNELSRDVSSDSLPINLDKTEKMWAGRSYPVHIMYAEEWASIYSGVAVQVKASTPNLTICDSTGKPISEIVLMEGRASFYVKATDEVVDGVLTLSTVGAKNKEIHWTKINIAVPPVPQIEAAYIYDRTGDGRADSIWIKLNKAIDNRTVIDSVKYIFQEENEDYKKTKVAYKVSNYNVGDISISLAAEGTSFEPSIFTGRRTNSSDLFSLVNIWYTYTGDDGKPAIFPVDGSLTDKVGPVIIAAEVKYLKDGNTQLALEFSEGINGTDANTEFFRFHCWKNSVQDSAVKSASDILTTPENTWKLIFPKGLDTDIVPAVGDSVRFMPPSQLGMALDLVDVGPHELNPWIRITGEQKVTVTSPKVVSLSTESETFDSARAIIQSEEATVPKLVGGETVLTAEQVAAEYGTQGHYLGDLDMAELVENEIAEIVKAVQNPDNGKLVDKDEAKAAEKEGVIPRTYTIEEVIAKVATGEMSIKDAQKKFDLNPVIVDAYENGLLNKENLKNYQSGTPADIQKIVSSVADKTELRYESIYYSSLGHYVNSHSGVITCNDDIFKEGGKQNCLENGGRLFLAWNMRSDSGRLAATGVYIARLKFRIKVNTKVITDRTQDFLWGVRRGQVNAIDLGI
- a CDS encoding fibro-slime domain-containing protein; translated protein: MRCDIFKRATSLLALLVPAAFAATFTLTATHEGELYYAIYNNAKDEWATGCSSIPNRSLSFNIESRRVLPNYDLYVFSDASCQNLLAPEGISFSDLYPTSQQARITISNDGTWKFTSQTTPTGPGANPGGPGAGNDDPGQDGPGAGNPGGNPGGVAEGMKIISFFTPWTNTNAQVYVDGVPTAMIPLDNYCGWFIAAVKAPTENFTVYFKQTIGENFVGAQGLTTAQPDITTEIKLDSVAALSDTLWVKGNQEGEPGVYAEHPAGVLGDCPLKKLPVMMFDWLHGNKGDGVRGNGNPEYGVSADFGSGGCSASPMLGMVDTQLGPNGVPVPATPFPERCEITDHLAYWFLPESLAVDAQGNKLTNMTCRDLYISMDSAGFWLAEISKDAISKGNEANRGGMFLLDDFQYLDDAKTVPNPYYDQLTGGSDNKRHNFGFTMKIQATFEYIPGQYFDFKGDDDVWVFINNRLVVDIGGQHAQVSGAVNLDTLGLTPGETYPFHIFYAERHTSSSNFRMHTSIDLKTEASIMLKNPNNDPNMIDREVWQKIRKNKLACDFSEGEKELSLERGPSIFTLFGGNLPSNGVVLDTAGMWFGGITVNNDFDAFRIDKESIKDNRGLAPGVYYLRVTLRSDNSQYKDVYFVVGAYALPNIVFADSTGRSLGSTIRSDTLPLNMNKNVTMWVGQSYKVYVQYAEDWANDEVVYPTTNDEALVPCDSLGNPITEVKLVNGAGSFYVKAVGELWGGILYVKGQASGNTATWNSINFALPPVPQIELAQIFDRDGDGRGDSIWIQFDGSLGGKNTLDSVKFIFNSAKNARLSAAYKAHYRDGSNTAYIVSEGSGFNSAIFTGDSTGKVYTGLVKVWYTYIDNGNKSVYPADGALQDQIGPIVTKAEVSYMKDGNTQLEISFSEAIQNKERTSDIFNFHVWKNGILGTTVKSASDISATAPNKWTLIFPKGNDNDFIPAVGDSVRFAPTMSAAFALDMVNVGPHANNPWVRITGEQKVNVTSPGVVKVDPGSASYDSAKTIITSESATVPKIIQDPSILNAEQAAAAYGTQGHFLGDLNMAELVENEIESIKNAVQNFEDKVIVVDEATGTKQSYSIEQIIAAVDNGQMSIDDAKKKFDLDPVIVDAYKNHMLDSKNVSKYNSGSERDIQDIVEAVAQSTELYYKATYYSSLGEFVNSYANVITCSDNVFKDHGQGTCLENNGKLFLAWNMRAKNGRLVSTGVYIARLEYRIKVGSKTVVDRTQDFLWGVRRGKANALDLGF